From the genome of Rhododendron vialii isolate Sample 1 chromosome 10a, ASM3025357v1:
AATATTCTGAGAGTTTCATTTGAAGAATTCTAGATGCAGTAGCAAGATGGGGAAGTATGCCTTAGCTAGTGCCGGtcctttcttctgtttttttgaTTGGCAGTTTTGTTTAGTTGTGCCTTGCTTGCTTGCTTAGtgttaggtgtttttttttcccctgcgGTGGCTCCTGTAATTGGTTGTTTTAATGAACATttaagttaccaaaaaaaaaatatatgggaAAGTACATGCGGAAGTGTGGGGGAATTGCGGAGGTTGCAGCTGTGGAAATGGCTCGCGTCGGCGTGAGGACGAGAGCTCGCGCTCTGGCCATGGCGATCTCAGCCGCGGCAAACAGGAGGAAGATAGGCGGCGGAGTATCGAAACATTCACCGTCGTTAGTTCAGCTCAGAATCCGCCGCCGACCGATTGCGACGCCTTTAAATTCCGGAACACAGACGTCATCGGACGACCACCGGAGCTCTGGCCCAAGATCCGATCACGTGACGACGTCGTGTTGCTCGAGTAACGCGTCAAGCGAGGTCGTCACGGAGAGCTTCAAAATTGTAGATCCAGAGGTATTCTAGAAGCCTTAGAATTCCTCATAACTCTCTAAGGAATTTTTGGTCTCCGTGCCGTAATTAATTtcgtattttaaaattttgaactttttttttttaattggcagGGCGAAATCGTTCGAATTGAAACACACTGCAGAGAAAGGTACTGTATACTCGTCCCAAATTCTTTTGTTCGATTTGCAAAacagagtgttaaaaataatataatttttttaaaaaaaaatttaaatttttttcacaaattaaaaatacttattgatatttagtaagttgttgaaaaaattttgattttttcttgcaaaaattatattatttttaacatttcattttgcggaccggacaaaaaatttgggacggagggagtatttcacATAACTTAATATGTTCAATTTTGCATTTAATTTGGTATTtttccaccacctcctcctcaattCTAATTTCAAAAAGATTCAAACTGCTGGCGATTTTAATACTTCTTCCcgtttaattctctctctctctctctctctctctctctctctctctctctctctctatatatatatatatatatatatatatatatatacacgtctCTTGGTTGATAAAATTTTCCAGGAGAGAGAATACACCATCGAGCGAGATGGAAGCAGAATCAGGAGAGCTCGAGTCAACGGCGACACTGTCGAAGGCTAATTCACGCAGCAAAGCAACCGCAAAAAAATGGACGGTGAAGATTCCGTCGGAAGCCGAAATAGAAGAATTCTTTGCTGCCGCAGAAAGTGAAGTTGAAAGGCGATTTAGAGAGAAGTGAGTTTCCAGCGTATACGTCATCCTTCCATATAGACATATATAGATGTATGGTACTGTATGTCGTCCTTTGTTTTTTAGAGCTAGCTAGCTCTAACT
Proteins encoded in this window:
- the LOC131304218 gene encoding cyclin-dependent kinase inhibitor 1-like, translating into MGKYMRKCGGIAEVAAVEMARVGVRTRARALAMAISAAANRRKIGGGVSKHSPSLVQLRIRRRPIATPLNSGTQTSSDDHRSSGPRSDHVTTSCCSSNASSEVVTESFKIVDPEGEIVRIETHCRERRENTPSSEMEAESGELESTATLSKANSRSKATAKKWTVKIPSEAEIEEFFAAAESEVERRFREKYNFDLVNFVPLEGRYEWVRVGREEEN